One Hevea brasiliensis isolate MT/VB/25A 57/8 chromosome 5, ASM3005281v1, whole genome shotgun sequence genomic region harbors:
- the LOC110663397 gene encoding heavy metal-associated isoprenylated plant protein 7 isoform X2 → MGEKEEEKKEEVKEEEKKEEEPAEIVLKVDMHCEACARKVARALKGFEGVEEVTTDSKASKVVVKGKAADPVKVCERLQKKSGRKVELISPLPKPQEENKQENKEEAPKEEKKEEPPAVVTVVLSVRMHCEACAQVLQKRVRKIQGVESVETDLANSQVIVKGVVDPTKLVDDVYKKTRKQASIVKDEEKKEEEKKEEEKKEEGEKKDGEEGKGEEDKKSDIKRSEYWSSKSYLEYVYDPEIFSDENPNACSVM, encoded by the exons atgggcgaa aaagaggaagaaaagaaagagGAAGTGAAGGAGGAGGAGAAGAAAGAGGAAGAGCCTGCTGAGATTGTACTTAAGGTTGATATGCATTGTGAAGCTTGTGCAAGAAAAGTTGCTAGAGCCTTGAAAGGATTTGAag GAGTGGAGGAGGTAACCACAGATAGCAAAGCTAGCAAGGTGGTGGTGAAAGGCAAAGCAGCAGACCCTGTAAAGGTATGTGAGAGGCTGCAAAAGAAAAGTGGAAGGAAAGTGGAGTTAATTTCACCTTTGCCAAAGCCACAAGAAGAAAACAAGCAAGAAAACAAAGAAGAAGCACCAAAGGAAGAGAAAAAGGAGGAG CCTCCTGCTGTAGTGACAGTTGTATTGAGCGTTCGAATGCATTGCGAAGCATGTGCTCAAGTTTTACAAAAGCGAGTTCGAAAGATCCAAG GTGTAGAATCGGTTGAAACGGATCTAGCTAATAGTCAAGTAATAGTAAAGGGCGTGGTCGATCCGACAAAGCTAGTTGATGATGTGTATAAGAAGACTAGAAAGCAAGCATCCATAGTGAAAGATGaagagaagaaggaagaagagaagaaagaagaggagaagaaggaagaaggagaaaAGAAAGATGGTGAAGAAGGAAAGGGAGAGGAAGATAAGAAGAGTGACATCAAAAGAAGTGAATATTGGTCATCAAAGTCTTACTTAGAGTATGTTTATGATCCTGAAATATTCAGTGATGAGAACCCCAATGCTTGCTCTGTTATGTGA
- the LOC110663397 gene encoding heavy metal-associated isoprenylated plant protein 7 isoform X1, translating to MGEEKKEEEKKEEVKEEEKKEEEPAEIVLKVDMHCEACARKVARALKGFEGVEEVTTDSKASKVVVKGKAADPVKVCERLQKKSGRKVELISPLPKPQEENKQENKEEAPKEEKKEEPPAVVTVVLSVRMHCEACAQVLQKRVRKIQGVESVETDLANSQVIVKGVVDPTKLVDDVYKKTRKQASIVKDEEKKEEEKKEEEKKEEGEKKDGEEGKGEEDKKSDIKRSEYWSSKSYLEYVYDPEIFSDENPNACSVM from the exons atgggcgaa gagaagaaagaggaagaaaagaaagagGAAGTGAAGGAGGAGGAGAAGAAAGAGGAAGAGCCTGCTGAGATTGTACTTAAGGTTGATATGCATTGTGAAGCTTGTGCAAGAAAAGTTGCTAGAGCCTTGAAAGGATTTGAag GAGTGGAGGAGGTAACCACAGATAGCAAAGCTAGCAAGGTGGTGGTGAAAGGCAAAGCAGCAGACCCTGTAAAGGTATGTGAGAGGCTGCAAAAGAAAAGTGGAAGGAAAGTGGAGTTAATTTCACCTTTGCCAAAGCCACAAGAAGAAAACAAGCAAGAAAACAAAGAAGAAGCACCAAAGGAAGAGAAAAAGGAGGAG CCTCCTGCTGTAGTGACAGTTGTATTGAGCGTTCGAATGCATTGCGAAGCATGTGCTCAAGTTTTACAAAAGCGAGTTCGAAAGATCCAAG GTGTAGAATCGGTTGAAACGGATCTAGCTAATAGTCAAGTAATAGTAAAGGGCGTGGTCGATCCGACAAAGCTAGTTGATGATGTGTATAAGAAGACTAGAAAGCAAGCATCCATAGTGAAAGATGaagagaagaaggaagaagagaagaaagaagaggagaagaaggaagaaggagaaaAGAAAGATGGTGAAGAAGGAAAGGGAGAGGAAGATAAGAAGAGTGACATCAAAAGAAGTGAATATTGGTCATCAAAGTCTTACTTAGAGTATGTTTATGATCCTGAAATATTCAGTGATGAGAACCCCAATGCTTGCTCTGTTATGTGA